One window of Mediterraneibacter butyricigenes genomic DNA carries:
- a CDS encoding purine-nucleoside phosphorylase: MSKAYERIRAGYEYCRKVTDFEPKVALILGSGLGNYARNMKIVAEIPYRDIPGFPVSTVAGHDGKFLFGYIGQVPMVVMKGRVHFYEGYSMEDVVLPTRLMKELGAEILILTNASGGINPKFQAGDFMMITDQISCFVPSPLVGANVEELGVRFPDMTYIYDLELQEKIRIVAKKEQISLQEGVYVQASGPNFESPAEIRMFGILGADTVGMSTACEAIAANHAGMKVCGISFISNMASGISGNKLTHEEVQETADKKAPEFEQLITRLIEEIGEEE; this comes from the coding sequence ATGAGTAAAGCATATGAAAGAATTCGTGCTGGATATGAGTACTGCCGGAAGGTTACGGATTTTGAACCGAAAGTAGCTCTGATCCTGGGATCTGGACTTGGAAATTATGCCAGAAATATGAAGATCGTGGCAGAAATCCCTTATCGGGATATCCCAGGGTTCCCTGTTTCAACGGTAGCAGGGCACGATGGGAAATTTCTGTTTGGCTACATTGGACAGGTTCCGATGGTTGTCATGAAGGGAAGGGTCCATTTTTATGAAGGATATTCTATGGAAGACGTGGTGCTTCCGACCAGACTGATGAAAGAACTGGGCGCAGAGATATTGATTCTGACCAATGCTTCCGGAGGGATTAATCCCAAATTTCAGGCCGGAGATTTCATGATGATCACAGATCAGATCTCCTGCTTTGTACCGTCTCCGCTGGTTGGAGCAAATGTGGAAGAACTGGGAGTCCGATTCCCGGACATGACTTATATTTATGATCTGGAGCTTCAGGAAAAGATCCGGATCGTAGCAAAAAAAGAGCAGATTTCTTTACAGGAAGGTGTTTATGTACAGGCTTCCGGGCCGAATTTTGAAAGCCCGGCAGAGATCCGGATGTTTGGAATCCTTGGGGCAGATACTGTGGGGATGAGTACCGCCTGCGAGGCGATCGCGGCAAACCATGCAGGTATGAAGGTCTGCGGAATCAGTTTTATTTCCAACATGGCAAGCGGCATTTCCGGTAATAAGCTGACGCATGAAGAAGTGCAGGAGACCGCAGATAAAAAAGCACCGGAGTTTGAGCAGTTGATTACAAGGCTGATTGAGGAAATCGGAGAGGAAGAATAG
- a CDS encoding YicC/YloC family endoribonuclease, which yields MIKSMTGFGRCELVRDSRKFTVEVKSVNHRYLDVNIRMPKKLNFFESSIRSLLKQYAARGKVDLFISYEDSAQNQVSLKYNEALAAEYLDCFRKMEEQFGLENDIRVSALSRYPEVITMEEQAVDEEELWSLLKETLEGAFTQFVETRITEGENLKKDLLEKLDGILEDVEAIEKRSPEIVKEYREKLEEKVQELLGDTQIDENRLATEIVLFADKICTDEELVRLRSHVLHMKATLDEESGIGRKLDFIAQEMNREANTILSKANDLDVSNHAINLKTEIEKIREQIQNIE from the coding sequence ATGATAAAAAGTATGACAGGTTTCGGACGCTGTGAACTGGTTCGGGATTCCAGAAAATTTACGGTAGAAGTAAAAAGTGTGAATCATCGTTATCTGGATGTCAATATTCGGATGCCAAAAAAATTGAATTTCTTTGAGTCATCAATCCGCAGCCTTCTGAAACAGTACGCAGCCCGCGGAAAAGTGGATCTGTTCATTTCCTATGAAGATTCTGCGCAGAATCAGGTGTCCTTAAAATATAATGAAGCACTTGCGGCAGAATATCTGGATTGCTTCAGGAAGATGGAAGAACAGTTCGGTCTGGAAAACGATATCAGAGTGTCTGCGCTGTCCAGATATCCGGAAGTCATCACCATGGAAGAACAGGCAGTGGATGAGGAAGAACTCTGGAGTCTGTTAAAAGAGACGCTGGAAGGTGCATTCACACAGTTTGTGGAGACAAGGATCACAGAAGGGGAGAATCTGAAGAAAGATCTGCTTGAAAAACTGGACGGAATCCTGGAAGACGTGGAAGCCATCGAGAAACGGTCTCCGGAGATCGTCAAAGAATACAGAGAAAAACTAGAAGAAAAGGTACAGGAACTGTTGGGAGATACCCAGATCGATGAGAACCGTCTCGCGACAGAGATCGTGCTTTTTGCCGATAAGATCTGTACGGACGAAGAACTGGTCCGCTTAAGAAGCCATGTACTTCATATGAAAGCGACTCTGGATGAAGAAAGCGGAATCGGAAGAAAGCTGGATTTTATTGCTCAGGAAATGAACCGGGAGGCCAATACAATCCTGTCGAAGGCAAATGATCTGGATGTTTCCAATCATGCCATCAATCTGAAGACAGAGATCGAAAAGATCCGTGAGCAGATCCAGAACATTGAATAA
- a CDS encoding aspartate carbamoyltransferase regulatory subunit, with product MVKHTLNVSSISEGFVLDHIEAGKSMEIYKYLNLDKLDCCVAIIKNARSEKMGRKDIMKIECPIDIIDLDILGFIDHNITVNIIQNDHVVEKKLLTLPKQIKNVIRCKNPRCITSIEQELDHIFVLTDEENQIYRCKYCEEKYSDHNK from the coding sequence ATGGTAAAACATACACTGAACGTCAGCAGTATTTCAGAAGGTTTTGTACTGGATCACATCGAAGCCGGAAAAAGCATGGAGATCTATAAATATCTGAATCTTGACAAACTGGACTGTTGTGTTGCAATCATCAAAAATGCACGAAGTGAAAAAATGGGCAGAAAAGATATCATGAAGATTGAGTGCCCGATTGATATCATCGATCTGGATATTTTAGGTTTTATTGATCACAACATCACCGTAAATATCATTCAGAACGATCACGTAGTAGAAAAGAAACTGCTTACACTTCCGAAGCAGATCAAAAATGTGATTCGCTGTAAGAATCCGCGTTGTATCACTTCCATCGAACAGGAACTGGATCATATCTTCGTTCTGACCGATGAAGAGAATCAGATCTATCGCTGCAAATACTGCGAAGAGAAATACAGCGACCATAATAAATAA
- a CDS encoding ATP-binding protein, translating to MRTNELMLYKYMEEGQLLADMTFLMENYDNEYYNLEDLRGLLFECVNELLELSAGHGFEGNLWHTYLTYLLATDENAYSTACEIVGKVEGSINQIALHDFEIFKELFDYDFSELKKTLNASCLDILENYKDTGNGSKLFNKRIRDRICELAANLEESKDAEEFKTSVTQFYKEFGVGKLGLHKAFRVEHTEDGANIVPITKIAHVYLDDLVGYDIQKQKLIENTEAFVEGRRANNCLLYGDAGTGKSSSIKAILNQYYDQGLRMIEVYKHQFQDLNDVIAQIKNRNYKFIIYMDDLSFEEFEIEYKYLKAVIEGGLEKKPDNILIYATSNRRHLIRETFKDKADRDEELHTNDTVQEKLSLVARFGVTIYYGAPDKKGFQEIVLELARANGIKMEDEELLLEANRWEMNHGGRSGRTAQQFIDHLLGKKDPV from the coding sequence GTGAGAACCAATGAATTAATGTTATATAAGTATATGGAAGAAGGACAGCTCCTGGCGGATATGACCTTTCTGATGGAAAATTATGACAATGAATACTATAACCTGGAAGATTTGAGAGGCTTATTGTTTGAATGCGTCAATGAACTGCTGGAATTATCGGCAGGACACGGATTCGAAGGAAATTTGTGGCATACATATCTGACTTATCTTCTGGCAACTGATGAGAATGCATACAGCACCGCATGTGAGATCGTGGGAAAAGTAGAGGGAAGTATCAATCAGATCGCACTGCATGATTTTGAGATTTTCAAGGAATTGTTTGACTATGACTTTTCAGAATTGAAGAAAACCTTAAACGCATCCTGTCTGGATATTTTAGAAAATTATAAAGACACCGGAAACGGCAGTAAGCTTTTTAATAAGCGGATCAGAGACCGGATCTGTGAACTGGCGGCCAATCTGGAAGAAAGCAAGGATGCGGAGGAATTTAAAACCAGTGTTACACAGTTCTACAAAGAGTTCGGCGTTGGTAAATTAGGACTTCACAAGGCATTTCGTGTGGAGCATACCGAGGACGGTGCAAATATCGTTCCGATCACAAAGATTGCTCATGTATATTTAGATGATCTGGTAGGATATGATATACAGAAGCAGAAACTGATCGAGAATACGGAAGCTTTTGTGGAAGGAAGAAGAGCCAATAACTGTCTGCTCTACGGGGATGCGGGAACCGGAAAATCTTCCTCGATCAAGGCGATCCTGAATCAGTATTATGATCAGGGACTCCGTATGATCGAAGTCTATAAACATCAGTTCCAGGATTTGAATGATGTGATTGCGCAGATCAAGAACCGGAATTATAAGTTTATTATTTATATGGATGATCTTTCTTTTGAGGAATTTGAGATTGAATACAAGTATCTGAAGGCAGTAATTGAGGGCGGTCTGGAGAAGAAACCGGATAATATCCTGATATATGCGACCAGCAACCGGCGTCATCTGATCCGGGAGACCTTTAAAGATAAAGCGGACAGAGATGAGGAACTGCATACAAACGATACCGTACAGGAGAAGCTTTCTCTGGTGGCACGGTTTGGTGTGACGATTTATTATGGAGCACCGGATAAAAAAGGATTCCAGGAGATTGTACTGGAACTTGCAAGAGCAAATGGAATTAAGATGGAAGATGAGGAACTTCTCTTAGAAGCGAACAGATGGGAGATGAACCACGGTGGACGTTCGGGAAGAACGGCACAGCAGTTTATCGACCACTTGCTTGGAAAGAAAGATCCGGTATAA
- the rnhA gene encoding ribonuclease HI has protein sequence MKVTIYTDGAARGNPDGPGGYGTVMEYVDSKGEMHTKELSQGYEKTTNNRMELMAVIAGLEALNRPCQVDLFSDSKYVVDAFNQKWIDGWIKKNWNRGKSGPVKNIDLWKRLLKAKEIHQVTFHWVKGHDGHPQNERCDELATTAADSGNWLKDLGIDT, from the coding sequence ATGAAAGTGACGATCTATACAGATGGTGCAGCGAGAGGTAATCCGGACGGACCGGGAGGATACGGAACCGTAATGGAATATGTGGATTCTAAAGGAGAGATGCATACGAAGGAACTTTCCCAGGGATATGAAAAAACCACCAACAACCGGATGGAATTGATGGCGGTGATTGCGGGGCTGGAAGCTTTAAACCGTCCCTGTCAGGTGGATCTCTTTTCGGATTCCAAGTATGTGGTGGATGCATTTAATCAGAAATGGATTGATGGATGGATCAAAAAGAACTGGAACCGGGGAAAGAGCGGACCGGTCAAGAATATCGACCTGTGGAAACGGCTTCTGAAAGCGAAAGAGATCCATCAGGTGACGTTCCACTGGGTGAAGGGCCATGACGGACATCCGCAGAATGAGCGGTGTGACGAGCTGGCGACAACGGCAGCGGATTCCGGAAACTGGTTGAAAGATCTGGGAATTGACACATAG
- the pheA gene encoding prephenate dehydratase has product MADLLELRDRIDEIDHEIARLYEARMGVCREVGEYKIANGSKVFDRQREKEKISAVKTMVHGEFNKKGIGELFEQLMAMSRKLQYQLLTEKGALGKLPFIAVEELDWKNSRIVFQGTEGSYSQEAMFRYFGKEINSFHVQKFRDAMEAIEEGSADFAVLPIENSTAGAVDEVFDLLVEFENYIVDELVLPVRHALAGLPDATLSDIERVYSHPQALMQSARYLDEHRDWQQISVANTAVAARKVLEDDDVKKAAICSEHAAEVYGLKLLDREINDNPANSTRFIIVTNQKIFRKNASKISICFEVSHESGSLYHMLSHFIYNDLNMTKIESRPIEGRPWEYRFFVDFDGNMADPAVKNAIRGLREESRNLKILGNY; this is encoded by the coding sequence ATGGCAGATTTGTTGGAATTAAGAGATCGGATCGATGAGATTGATCATGAGATCGCCAGACTTTATGAGGCGCGCATGGGGGTGTGTCGGGAAGTAGGCGAATATAAGATCGCAAACGGCAGTAAAGTCTTTGACAGACAACGGGAAAAGGAAAAGATTTCGGCTGTGAAGACGATGGTCCATGGCGAGTTCAATAAAAAAGGGATCGGGGAACTGTTTGAGCAGCTGATGGCGATGAGCCGAAAGTTACAGTATCAGCTGCTGACGGAGAAAGGAGCTCTTGGAAAGCTTCCTTTTATTGCTGTGGAGGAGCTGGATTGGAAGAATTCAAGAATCGTATTCCAGGGAACAGAAGGATCCTACAGCCAGGAAGCGATGTTCCGTTATTTCGGAAAAGAGATTAACAGCTTTCATGTACAGAAATTCAGAGATGCGATGGAAGCAATCGAAGAGGGAAGCGCAGATTTTGCGGTCCTTCCGATTGAGAATTCCACGGCAGGAGCCGTAGACGAGGTCTTTGACCTTCTGGTGGAGTTTGAAAATTATATCGTAGATGAGCTGGTGCTTCCGGTGCGTCATGCGCTGGCAGGACTTCCTGATGCTACATTAAGTGATATCGAGAGGGTCTATTCCCATCCGCAGGCACTGATGCAGAGTGCCCGTTATCTGGATGAACACAGGGACTGGCAGCAGATCAGTGTGGCCAATACTGCTGTAGCGGCAAGGAAGGTTCTGGAGGATGATGATGTGAAAAAGGCGGCCATCTGCTCCGAACATGCAGCCGAGGTGTACGGACTGAAACTCCTGGATCGGGAGATCAATGACAATCCTGCAAATTCTACCCGTTTTATCATCGTGACGAATCAGAAGATTTTCCGGAAAAATGCGTCTAAGATCAGCATCTGCTTTGAGGTGTCTCATGAGAGCGGATCTTTGTATCATATGCTGTCTCATTTTATTTACAATGATCTGAACATGACGAAGATCGAGTCCCGCCCGATCGAGGGAAGACCCTGGGAATACCGGTTTTTCGTGGATTTCGACGGAAACATGGCAGATCCGGCAGTGAAAAATGCGATCCGTGGTCTGAGAGAAGAATCCAGAAATCTGAAGATTCTCGGAAATTATTAA
- a CDS encoding Rqc2 family fibronectin-binding protein, translated as MAFDGITIANITKELQDTLTGGRISKIAQPEKDELLLTIKSSAGQFRLCISASASLPLIYLTDVNKPSPMTAPNFCMLLRKHISNGRITGITQPGLERIIRFEIEHLDELGDLRQKELIVEIMGKHSNIIFCDENQKIIDSIKHVSAQMSSVREVLPGRDYFIPDTLEKEDPLSITEAHFSDHLRKKPLPLSKALYNSFTGISPVVAEEICTLSNLPSELSPKDLSEDLMHHLYTQFSIFLDPVREGRFSPVIYFDGPEPKEFSSLELSHFSNLEAKTFPTISQVLVTYYASKNQITRIRQKSADLRHVINTALERNRKKYDLQLRQLKDTEKRDKYRIYGELINTYGYGVEEGAKSMEAFNYYTNETIQIPLKDTLSAKENAQKYFDRYNKLKRTFEALNELTRETHQEILYLESIGNALDIARQEEDLTQLKEELAQTGYIRRRSGQKKVKITSKPFHYISSDGFHMYVGKNNLQNDELTFRFANGGDWWFHSKKYPGSHVIVKTEGKELPDRTFEEAARLAAHFSKASKSDKVEIDYVQKKEVKKPGGAKPGFVVYYTNYSLLIDSDISGIQEVR; from the coding sequence ATGGCTTTTGATGGAATCACCATAGCAAATATAACCAAAGAATTACAGGATACTTTAACAGGCGGAAGGATTTCCAAGATTGCACAGCCGGAAAAAGACGAACTGCTGTTAACGATCAAATCTTCTGCCGGACAATTCCGTCTCTGCATCAGCGCAAGTGCTTCTCTTCCGCTGATCTACCTGACAGATGTCAATAAGCCCAGTCCCATGACTGCCCCCAATTTCTGCATGCTTCTCCGCAAGCACATCAGTAACGGGCGGATCACCGGGATCACACAGCCGGGTCTGGAACGCATCATCCGATTCGAGATTGAACATCTGGATGAACTTGGCGATCTCAGGCAGAAAGAGCTGATCGTAGAGATCATGGGCAAACACAGCAACATCATTTTCTGTGATGAGAATCAGAAAATCATCGACAGTATCAAGCATGTCTCCGCCCAGATGAGTTCTGTGCGTGAAGTGTTGCCGGGCAGAGATTATTTTATTCCGGATACGCTGGAAAAAGAGGATCCTCTTTCCATTACCGAAGCACACTTTTCCGATCATCTCCGGAAGAAACCGCTCCCGCTTTCCAAAGCGCTCTACAACAGTTTTACCGGCATCAGTCCGGTGGTTGCCGAAGAAATCTGTACTCTCAGCAATCTGCCGTCTGAGCTTTCACCAAAAGATTTAAGCGAAGACCTGATGCACCACCTGTACACACAGTTTTCTATCTTTTTAGATCCTGTCCGGGAGGGTAGGTTTTCTCCCGTAATTTATTTTGACGGGCCGGAACCGAAAGAATTTTCTTCCCTGGAACTGTCTCATTTTTCCAATCTGGAGGCTAAGACTTTCCCGACCATTTCTCAGGTTTTGGTCACTTATTACGCTTCCAAGAATCAGATTACACGGATCCGCCAGAAGTCTGCTGATTTAAGACACGTCATTAATACGGCACTGGAACGTAACCGCAAAAAATACGATTTACAGCTTCGTCAGTTAAAAGATACCGAAAAGCGGGACAAATACCGGATCTACGGGGAGCTGATCAACACCTACGGCTACGGCGTGGAAGAAGGCGCCAAATCCATGGAAGCATTCAACTATTACACCAACGAAACCATTCAAATTCCATTGAAGGATACGCTTTCTGCCAAAGAAAATGCGCAGAAATATTTCGACCGTTATAACAAACTGAAACGTACCTTTGAAGCCTTAAATGAACTGACCCGAGAGACCCATCAGGAGATCCTGTATCTGGAATCCATCGGAAATGCCCTGGATATCGCCCGTCAGGAAGAAGATCTGACTCAGTTAAAGGAAGAACTTGCACAGACCGGATATATCCGCCGCAGAAGCGGTCAGAAAAAGGTCAAAATCACCAGCAAGCCTTTCCATTATATTTCTAGCGATGGATTTCATATGTACGTCGGAAAAAATAATCTGCAAAACGATGAGCTGACTTTCCGTTTTGCCAACGGTGGTGACTGGTGGTTCCATTCTAAAAAGTATCCCGGCTCTCACGTCATCGTAAAGACTGAGGGAAAGGAGTTGCCGGATCGCACCTTTGAAGAGGCAGCCCGTCTTGCCGCTCATTTTTCCAAAGCAAGCAAAAGCGACAAAGTCGAGATTGACTATGTCCAGAAAAAGGAAGTAAAAAAGCCCGGTGGGGCAAAACCGGGCTTCGTTGTCTATTATACGAATTATTCCCTGCTAATCGATTCCGATATCAGCGGGATTCAAGAGGTCCGGTAA
- a CDS encoding MBL fold metallo-hydrolase translates to MVVTYIEHSGFSVELPECTLLFDYYLGKLPEFPKEHPLIVFASHVHGDHFQKKIFQLREQYQEVYFVLSDDIPKKYDAPDVIWVSSDVKVTVAGCEITCLKSTDEGVAFLVKCGEKTVYHAGDLNWWHWEEESATYNDEMKQNYQREVDKLEGRKIDAAFVPVDPRLEDAYFWGIDYFMRKTDTKVVFPMHFWGKYETIDCLIRQKETEDYRDRIAEIDWKGERFSI, encoded by the coding sequence ATGGTAGTAACGTATATCGAGCACAGTGGATTTTCTGTGGAACTTCCTGAATGTACCTTGTTATTTGATTATTATCTGGGAAAGCTTCCTGAATTTCCGAAGGAGCATCCGTTGATCGTGTTTGCAAGTCATGTGCATGGGGATCATTTCCAGAAAAAGATCTTTCAGTTGCGGGAACAGTATCAGGAAGTATATTTTGTCTTATCGGATGATATTCCGAAGAAATATGATGCGCCAGATGTAATCTGGGTTTCTTCTGATGTGAAAGTTACGGTTGCGGGATGTGAGATTACCTGTCTGAAATCTACGGATGAGGGAGTTGCATTTCTGGTGAAATGTGGAGAAAAAACCGTTTATCATGCCGGAGATCTGAACTGGTGGCACTGGGAAGAAGAAAGTGCCACTTATAATGACGAGATGAAGCAAAATTATCAGAGAGAAGTAGACAAGCTGGAGGGACGTAAGATCGATGCAGCCTTTGTTCCGGTGGATCCGAGGCTGGAAGATGCCTACTTCTGGGGGATTGATTATTTTATGCGGAAAACGGATACGAAGGTGGTCTTTCCCATGCATTTCTGGGGAAAATACGAGACGATCGACTGCTTGATCCGGCAGAAAGAAACAGAAGATTATCGCGACAGAATTGCGGAAATTGACTGGAAGGGAGAGCGGTTTTCGATATGA
- the pyrB gene encoding aspartate carbamoyltransferase — MRHLMSPLDFSVEELDEIMDLANDIEANPKKYAHACEGKKLATLFYEPSTRTRLSHEAAMLNLGGSVLGFSSADSSSASKGESVSDTIQMISCYADICAMRHPKEGAPMVACEHSSIPIINAGDGGHQHPTQTLTDLLTIRSMKGRLDNLVIGLCGDLKFGRTVHSLIHALVRYENVKFVLISPEELRLPSYMREDVLDKKHVPYKEVVRLEDALPELDLLYMTRVQKERFFNEEDYVRMKDFYILDKKKMALAPDDMLVLHPLPRVNEISTEVDSDPRAAYFKQAQYGVYVREALILTLLGIQVDQ; from the coding sequence ATGAGACATTTAATGAGTCCTCTTGATTTTTCCGTTGAAGAACTGGACGAAATCATGGATCTGGCCAATGATATTGAAGCTAACCCCAAAAAATATGCACACGCCTGCGAGGGCAAGAAACTCGCGACATTGTTTTATGAGCCAAGTACACGTACCCGTTTAAGCCATGAAGCAGCAATGCTGAATCTTGGTGGTAGTGTCCTCGGCTTTTCTTCTGCCGATTCTAGCTCTGCTTCCAAAGGCGAAAGTGTTTCCGATACCATTCAGATGATTTCCTGCTATGCAGATATCTGTGCAATGCGACATCCAAAAGAAGGTGCACCGATGGTAGCCTGTGAGCATTCTTCCATTCCGATCATCAACGCAGGAGACGGTGGACATCAGCATCCGACCCAGACACTGACTGATCTTTTAACCATCCGTTCCATGAAAGGTCGTCTGGACAATCTGGTCATCGGTCTTTGCGGAGACTTAAAATTTGGTCGTACCGTTCACTCTCTGATCCATGCACTGGTTCGCTATGAAAATGTAAAATTTGTCTTAATCTCTCCGGAAGAATTAAGACTTCCAAGTTATATGCGTGAAGATGTGCTCGATAAGAAGCATGTACCATATAAAGAAGTAGTTCGTCTGGAAGATGCTCTTCCGGAACTGGATCTTCTTTACATGACCCGCGTTCAAAAAGAGCGTTTCTTCAATGAAGAAGATTATGTCCGCATGAAAGATTTCTATATTCTGGATAAAAAGAAAATGGCTCTGGCTCCGGATGATATGCTGGTCCTGCATCCGCTTCCGAGAGTAAATGAGATCTCTACCGAAGTAGACTCTGATCCCCGTGCCGCTTATTTCAAACAGGCTCAGTACGGTGTCTATGTCCGCGAGGCTCTGATCCTGACTTTACTTGGGATTCAGGTAGATCAGTAG